In the genome of Trypanosoma brucei gambiense DAL972 chromosome 4, complete sequence, the window TATGCCCTCGACAGCTGAAAGCTCCCTATTCCCCGCCAAGATGAGTGTTTTAAGTTCCCTCAAATAAGTGAGTCCGTGAAGCTTTTCTAACTTGACACAGTCGTGAATGTCAATTACCTCCAGCCGCGTACATCTGCTCACGTGGACGTCTTTTAGCTCTTCGCAGTCGCTAATGTTCAGTTGCATCAAATTCGTGGCTCCCTCCAAATCTAGTTCCATCATTCTTTCGCAATGGGAGATGGTGATACATGATAAGGTCCTGTGACCTTTCAGAGGTGTGAGATTCCTCAATGTTTTACATCCGCTAAGTGTGAGCATTTCCAAGTTTGCGCAGTCTTTCAGATCCGATATGTTCGTGAGCATTCCGCAATTACTGATGCTGAATTTTTTCAACTCTACACATTTCCCTACTCCATCCAAAGTCAGGAGTCCACAACAATCGCGAACTTCGAG includes:
- a CDS encoding leucine-rich repeat protein (LRRP), putative, translated to MVVPVMNMTREPAVDSPENSRKISLAGYPEVAGLFCVTVFKSTLDLEVRDCCGLLTLDGVGKCVELKKFSISNCGMLTNISDLKDCANLEMLTLSGCKTLRNLTPLKGHRTLSCITISHCERMMELDLEGATNLMQLNISDCEELKDVHVSRCTRLEVIDIHDCVKLEKLHGLTYLRELKTLILAGNRELSAVEGINELINRVEKLSLKNCEKLEDLKFLDFCNFLKEIVVAGSNVTEEKKQELRGKGVRIVNEVKVADG